One Paenibacillus riograndensis SBR5 DNA segment encodes these proteins:
- a CDS encoding DUF5682 family protein, with protein MKATAEAGVHIFGVRHLSPGGAKHLLEYLNELQPTAVLIEGPSDATDEIRHLTHRSTKPPVAILAFTEDLPVRTALWPLAVYSPEYQGMKWARDNGAEAAFIDLPSSVTLSLQDAVRRDGISGREEVKPEADEAGRLFTEEVKEQESVYSRIARLAGEHDYDMYWERNYEHNANAGAYRAAILSFSAEMRLLSESREQQEQPKEHAYNALREAYMRRQIRETIAAGHAPDKIVVICGAYHASALADLSDVLNDKELEGLPSRSTKLTLMPYSYYKLSTMSGYGAGNEAPQYFEMMWETMAAGRPEELAHLYLSTVAGHLRSSGTHRSTAEVIEAVRLAESLAALHGGSAPTLRDLRDAAQTLLGHGELSVIADALARVDVGTAIGHLADGVSQTPIQDDLNRLLKRYKLEKYKSTVATELPLDLRENRRVSSEEAAYLDLNRSMLFHRLKLLGITFAKNRPSGQDAATWAEYWIIQWSPEVEIQVVESTLLGETIEVAAAYMLREKLQACRSIAEASVLIRIACECGMTAQMEEASRVLQGLAVDSRDVVGIAAAARELATIIGFGDIRRVDTLPLTPLLEELFRRGCLFLPDASGCNDEAAGQMIVAMNELNAISLDHSETVDEALWLQELLHLSERDDRNPRLSGFACAILMERGAVSAEEVASEVSRRLSPGIPADLGAGWFEGLSMRNRYGLLSRMSLWEQLNDYINALEDDEFKRALVFLRRAFGTFSPREKTMISELLGELWGVDTEQAAEILTGELKEEEVKMLDDLNDFDFGDL; from the coding sequence GTGAAAGCGACTGCTGAAGCCGGGGTACATATTTTCGGAGTGCGGCACCTGTCTCCGGGCGGCGCGAAGCATCTGCTGGAATACCTGAATGAGCTTCAGCCGACGGCGGTGCTGATCGAAGGCCCGAGCGATGCCACGGATGAAATCCGCCATTTGACGCATCGCTCTACGAAACCTCCGGTAGCCATATTGGCTTTCACGGAGGATTTGCCGGTACGTACAGCCCTGTGGCCGTTAGCGGTCTATTCACCGGAATATCAAGGTATGAAATGGGCCAGGGACAACGGGGCGGAGGCGGCGTTTATTGATCTTCCTTCCTCGGTAACCTTAAGCCTGCAGGATGCTGTGCGGCGGGATGGCATTTCCGGGCGGGAAGAAGTGAAGCCTGAAGCAGATGAGGCGGGCAGGCTTTTCACAGAAGAAGTTAAGGAACAGGAATCAGTGTACAGCCGGATTGCCCGGCTTGCCGGCGAGCATGACTATGATATGTATTGGGAACGCAATTACGAGCATAATGCGAATGCCGGAGCGTACCGCGCGGCCATTCTTTCGTTCTCCGCCGAAATGCGCCTGCTCTCCGAGAGCAGAGAGCAGCAAGAGCAGCCGAAGGAGCATGCGTATAATGCACTGCGCGAAGCCTATATGCGGCGGCAGATCCGGGAGACCATCGCAGCCGGACATGCGCCGGACAAAATTGTGGTCATCTGCGGAGCGTACCATGCCTCTGCACTTGCCGATCTATCTGATGTTCTGAACGACAAGGAGCTGGAAGGTCTGCCTTCACGCAGCACCAAGCTGACGCTGATGCCGTATTCCTACTACAAGCTCTCCACTATGTCAGGCTACGGAGCAGGGAATGAAGCTCCGCAGTACTTTGAGATGATGTGGGAGACGATGGCGGCCGGACGGCCGGAGGAGCTGGCACATCTCTATCTGTCTACGGTGGCAGGCCATCTGCGCAGCAGCGGGACACACCGCTCTACCGCCGAGGTGATTGAGGCGGTGCGGCTGGCAGAGTCGCTGGCTGCGCTGCACGGCGGAAGCGCGCCTACTCTGCGCGATTTGCGGGACGCCGCGCAGACGCTGCTGGGCCACGGCGAGCTGTCTGTGATCGCCGACGCCCTGGCGAGGGTGGATGTGGGGACGGCCATCGGCCATCTGGCCGATGGCGTCAGCCAGACCCCCATCCAGGACGATCTGAACCGGCTGCTCAAGCGCTATAAGCTGGAGAAGTATAAATCGACGGTAGCCACTGAGCTGCCGCTCGATCTTCGCGAGAACCGCAGAGTGTCCAGCGAGGAAGCCGCCTATCTGGACCTGAACCGGTCGATGTTGTTCCACAGGCTGAAGCTGCTGGGCATTACTTTTGCCAAAAACAGGCCCAGCGGGCAAGACGCGGCGACCTGGGCGGAATACTGGATCATCCAGTGGTCGCCGGAGGTGGAAATCCAGGTCGTCGAATCTACCTTGCTCGGGGAGACGATTGAAGTAGCCGCAGCATATATGCTGCGTGAGAAGCTGCAGGCCTGCCGTTCCATCGCTGAGGCCTCGGTGCTTATCCGGATCGCCTGCGAGTGCGGAATGACGGCGCAGATGGAGGAAGCCAGCCGGGTGCTGCAGGGGCTGGCTGTCGACAGCCGCGATGTAGTCGGCATTGCCGCTGCTGCCCGTGAGCTGGCAACCATCATCGGCTTTGGTGACATCCGCAGGGTGGACACCTTGCCGCTCACGCCGCTGCTGGAGGAGCTGTTCCGGCGCGGCTGCCTGTTCCTGCCGGATGCCAGCGGCTGTAATGACGAGGCCGCCGGCCAGATGATTGTGGCGATGAACGAGCTGAACGCCATCTCGCTGGACCACAGCGAAACGGTGGATGAAGCGCTGTGGCTGCAGGAATTGCTGCATCTGTCAGAGCGGGATGACCGCAACCCGCGGCTGTCCGGCTTCGCCTGTGCCATTCTGATGGAGCGTGGAGCGGTATCTGCTGAAGAGGTTGCGTCCGAAGTCTCGCGCCGCTTGTCTCCCGGCATCCCGGCGGATCTCGGGGCGGGCTGGTTTGAAGGCCTGTCGATGCGCAACCGGTATGGGCTGCTGTCCAGAATGAGCCTCTGGGAGCAGCTTAACGATTATATCAATGCGCTGGAGGATGATGAGTTCAAGCGGGCGCTGGTATTTCTCCGCCGGGCGTTCGGTACCTTCTCGCCAAGGGAGAAAACGATGATCTCCGAGCTGCTCGGGGAGCTGTGGGGTGTGGATACGGAGCAGGCAGCAGAGATTCTTACCGGAGAACTGAAGGAGGAGGAAGTCAAGATGCTGGACGATTTGAATGATTTTGACTTCGGGGATTTGTAG
- a CDS encoding VWA domain-containing protein yields MRNDNKQESTVTRWRLILGQEAEASLAGYGEGGQLRLTEEEMIMDSALAAIYDETGGGSSSGNSQSGRGKGAGTGHAAVHLSKWLGDVRSYFPEDVVSIIQSDAMERRGWKQLLFEPELLAAVKPDIQLVGTLLSLKGKIPEKTKDTARMLVKALVDDLVKLLETDIRRAVTGALNKRQHSPLPSLSGLDWKLTIQRNLKHYNQERRLIIPERFYYFDRARRSKEWTVIVDIDQSGSMASSIIWASVIGSIFASIPALNTRVVVFDTEVVDLTEQCANDPVDMLFGIQLGGGTDIHKSVKYCEQFIEEPKKTLFIIVSDLYENGNQAGLVRRMRGLRESGVRTMTLLALSDEGKPSYDERLAGQLTRDGTPCFACTPALLPALVEGALKGQDLGELAKRLGAS; encoded by the coding sequence ATGAGAAACGACAACAAGCAAGAGAGCACAGTGACCCGTTGGCGGCTGATTCTGGGCCAGGAAGCCGAAGCCTCGCTTGCAGGCTATGGCGAAGGCGGACAGCTCCGTCTGACCGAAGAGGAAATGATCATGGATTCAGCGCTTGCCGCCATCTATGATGAGACAGGCGGAGGAAGCAGCTCCGGCAATTCTCAAAGCGGCAGGGGCAAAGGGGCAGGGACCGGCCATGCCGCCGTGCATCTCTCCAAATGGCTTGGCGATGTGCGCAGCTATTTCCCGGAGGATGTGGTATCGATTATCCAGAGCGATGCCATGGAACGCCGGGGCTGGAAGCAGCTGCTGTTCGAGCCGGAGCTGCTGGCGGCGGTGAAGCCGGATATCCAGCTGGTAGGCACGCTTCTGTCACTGAAGGGCAAAATCCCGGAGAAGACCAAAGACACCGCAAGAATGCTGGTTAAGGCGCTGGTGGATGACCTGGTCAAGCTGCTGGAGACCGATATCCGCCGCGCCGTTACCGGGGCGCTGAACAAGCGGCAGCATTCTCCGCTGCCCTCGCTCAGCGGGCTGGACTGGAAGCTGACCATCCAGCGGAATCTCAAGCATTATAACCAGGAGCGGCGGTTGATTATTCCTGAGCGGTTTTATTATTTTGACCGGGCGCGCCGCAGCAAGGAATGGACCGTGATTGTCGATATCGACCAGAGCGGATCGATGGCCAGCTCGATCATCTGGGCTTCGGTCATCGGGTCCATCTTCGCCAGCATTCCGGCGCTGAATACCCGTGTGGTGGTTTTTGATACGGAAGTCGTGGACTTGACTGAGCAGTGTGCGAATGATCCGGTAGATATGCTCTTCGGTATTCAACTGGGCGGGGGAACGGATATCCACAAATCGGTGAAATACTGCGAGCAGTTCATTGAAGAACCGAAGAAGACGCTGTTTATTATCGTTTCAGATCTGTATGAGAACGGCAATCAAGCCGGGCTGGTCCGGCGGATGCGCGGGCTGCGCGAATCGGGTGTCCGCACGATGACGCTGCTGGCGCTGTCAGATGAAGGCAAACCCTCCTATGATGAACGGCTGGCCGGGCAGCTGACCCGTGACGGTACACCCTGCTTCGCCTGCACGCCGGCCCTGCTGCCCGCACTTGTAGAAGGGGCGCTTAAGGGCCAGGATCTCGGCGAGCTGGCCAAACGTCTCGGGGCTTCCTGA
- the asd gene encoding aspartate-semialdehyde dehydrogenase yields MSSKLRAGIVGGTGMVGQRFIALLENHPWFQVTAIAASANSAGKTYEESVKNRWKLSTPMPESVKSIMVQDASKVEEVAKDVDLIFCAVDMKKEEIKALEEAYARTGTPVISNNSAHRWTPDVPMVIPEINPEHLEVIAQQRKRLGTETGFIAVKPNCSIQSYMPTLHALQDFKPSKVVVTTYQAISGAGKTFADWPEMVDNVIPYIGGEEEKSEQEPLRIWGNVTDEGIVKSEQPVITTQCIRVPVADGHMAAVFASFEQKPSKEEILERWNSFQGRPQALGLPSAPKQFITYFAEENRPQTQLDRDIENGMGISAGRLREDSLYDYKFVSLSHNTVRGAAGGAVLIAELLKAEGYIQPK; encoded by the coding sequence ATGTCAAGTAAGTTGAGAGCGGGTATCGTCGGGGGTACCGGTATGGTGGGCCAGCGTTTTATTGCACTGCTTGAGAATCATCCATGGTTTCAGGTGACGGCTATTGCTGCAAGTGCAAACTCGGCAGGCAAAACTTATGAAGAATCGGTCAAAAACAGATGGAAGCTGTCCACTCCAATGCCTGAATCCGTCAAAAGCATCATGGTTCAGGATGCCTCCAAGGTGGAGGAAGTGGCTAAGGATGTCGATCTGATTTTCTGTGCCGTTGATATGAAAAAGGAAGAAATTAAGGCGCTGGAAGAAGCCTATGCGCGTACAGGAACTCCAGTCATTTCCAATAACTCCGCACACCGCTGGACGCCGGATGTTCCTATGGTGATCCCTGAGATCAACCCGGAGCATCTGGAAGTGATCGCCCAGCAGCGTAAACGTCTGGGTACGGAAACCGGCTTTATCGCCGTGAAGCCCAACTGCTCGATTCAGAGCTACATGCCTACACTGCATGCGCTTCAGGACTTCAAGCCTTCGAAGGTTGTAGTTACAACCTACCAGGCGATTTCCGGGGCAGGCAAGACGTTTGCCGATTGGCCGGAAATGGTCGATAACGTTATCCCTTATATTGGCGGCGAAGAAGAGAAGAGCGAGCAGGAGCCGCTGCGGATCTGGGGCAATGTGACGGATGAAGGCATTGTAAAAAGCGAGCAGCCTGTCATTACGACCCAATGTATCCGTGTGCCGGTTGCTGACGGCCACATGGCCGCCGTGTTCGCCTCATTTGAGCAGAAGCCGTCCAAGGAAGAGATTCTGGAACGCTGGAACAGCTTTCAGGGCCGCCCGCAGGCGCTCGGCCTGCCAAGCGCGCCTAAGCAGTTCATTACCTATTTCGCAGAGGAAAACCGTCCGCAGACGCAGCTCGACCGCGACATCGAGAACGGCATGGGCATTTCGGCCGGCAGACTCCGCGAGGATTCGCTGTACGACTATAAATTTGTGAGCCTGTCCCACAATACGGTAAGAGGCGCCGCCGGTGGTGCGGTGCTGATCGCCGAGCTACTCAAAGCCGAAGGATATATCCAGCCGAAATAA
- a CDS encoding DUF3934 family protein, which translates to MASRKLNTGWSDRVAKSKGGGTGRGTGSKGWTRWNKTAKPVKAAKGRPAGGPGGKSATAAKGGSARQTGSSK; encoded by the coding sequence ATGGCAAGCCGAAAATTAAATACCGGGTGGAGTGATAGAGTGGCAAAAAGTAAAGGCGGCGGCACAGGCAGAGGCACAGGGAGCAAAGGCTGGACCCGCTGGAACAAAACGGCTAAGCCTGTAAAGGCGGCCAAAGGAAGACCTGCCGGGGGACCTGGCGGCAAAAGCGCGACCGCGGCAAAGGGCGGCAGTGCACGACAAACCGGGAGCAGCAAGTAA
- a CDS encoding pseudouridine synthase has protein sequence MRINKYISESGLYPRRETDRLIAAGRITINGQPCTKGAQVEPGDLVAVDGEPVTTVTKKLVYLALNKPAGITCTSSREVEGNIIDFVGYPSRIFAVGRLDKYSEGLILLTNDGSIVNRMMRAENGHEKEYSVAVDKPVTDEFLHRMAAGVDILGTRTLPCETGRLSETEFRIVLKQGLNLQIRRMCKELGYRVLRLERIRIMNIVLSGLERGQWRHLEQAELAGLFALLNHSED, from the coding sequence ATGAGAATCAACAAGTACATAAGCGAGAGCGGGCTTTATCCGCGCCGGGAGACCGACAGATTAATTGCTGCCGGGCGGATTACGATCAACGGGCAGCCTTGTACAAAAGGTGCGCAAGTGGAGCCGGGGGACCTTGTAGCTGTCGATGGAGAGCCGGTCACAACGGTCACAAAAAAGCTGGTATACCTGGCACTTAACAAGCCTGCAGGCATTACCTGCACCTCCTCGCGTGAGGTAGAAGGCAATATTATTGATTTTGTGGGATACCCGTCCCGGATTTTTGCGGTGGGCAGGCTCGATAAATATTCGGAAGGCCTGATCCTTCTCACCAATGACGGCTCCATCGTGAACCGGATGATGCGTGCAGAGAACGGGCATGAGAAGGAATATTCGGTTGCCGTAGACAAACCTGTGACGGATGAGTTTTTGCACAGAATGGCTGCCGGTGTGGATATCCTGGGCACCCGGACGCTGCCATGCGAGACAGGCAGGCTCAGCGAAACTGAATTTCGGATTGTGCTCAAGCAAGGGTTGAATCTGCAAATCCGCCGGATGTGCAAGGAGCTGGGTTACCGGGTGCTCCGGCTGGAGCGGATCAGGATTATGAATATTGTACTGAGCGGGCTGGAGAGAGGGCAGTGGAGGCATCTGGAGCAGGCCGAACTGGCGGGACTTTTTGCATTGTTAAACCATTCTGAAGATTAG
- a CDS encoding ABC transporter ATP-binding protein: MSRGFGTNGGHGRLKFDDDDKKTNLSKALLLRIAGYFFPYWKQTLLVMAVLIVSAVLGLLPPLFIQQIIDQALPDKNFRLLVLLVLASLGTTVVSGLLGVLQNYLNSFISLHIVYDMKNQMYRHLQKMQLQFYSGVQQGEVITRMTSDISGVQGVFSSTVVNFASNLFILVSTAVTLFIMNWKLALLGIFVIPLFVVPTRKMGNLSWKLAKQTQEKISEQNQIIQETLSISGYLLMKLFTKESAEYTKFQTVNSEATSLQIRQSMAGRWFMMVLSTFTSIGPLLIYLYGGYLFIHGELSIGAIVAFVALLGRLYGPVMQMTNLYVEIKRSAALFERIFDYFDMKPLIVDKPEARFISAAGRDITFHEVSFAYQADKTALHGISFTAAAGTLTALVGPSGAGKTTITNLIPRLYETDSGAITIGGSNIRDFTLESLRAQIGLVTQDTYLFNGTIRENLIYADPGASEDRIIAVCQAAYIHDFIMSLPEGYDTVVGNRGVKLSGGEKQRISIARVLLKNPPVIIMDEATSSLDTASEYYIQQAMHTLLQGKTSIVIAHRLSTIMAADQILVVQAGTIVEAGTHQSLLEQHGVYRDLYDKQYEPKVLT, from the coding sequence ATGTCCCGAGGTTTTGGAACGAACGGCGGCCATGGCCGCTTGAAATTCGACGACGACGACAAAAAAACGAATCTGAGCAAAGCGCTTTTGCTGCGCATAGCCGGATATTTCTTTCCTTACTGGAAGCAGACGCTGCTCGTGATGGCGGTGCTGATTGTATCTGCTGTCCTCGGCCTGCTGCCGCCCTTGTTCATTCAGCAGATTATCGACCAGGCTCTGCCGGATAAAAATTTCCGGTTGCTTGTTCTGCTTGTGCTTGCTTCACTGGGAACAACGGTCGTATCCGGATTGCTGGGCGTGCTGCAGAATTATTTGAATTCTTTTATCTCGCTGCACATTGTCTACGATATGAAAAATCAGATGTACCGCCACCTGCAAAAGATGCAGCTGCAATTCTACTCCGGGGTCCAGCAGGGTGAAGTGATCACGCGGATGACCAGCGATATTTCGGGAGTCCAGGGTGTATTCAGCAGCACCGTGGTCAATTTTGCCAGTAATCTGTTCATTCTGGTCTCCACGGCAGTAACGTTGTTCATTATGAACTGGAAGCTGGCTCTGCTGGGGATCTTTGTGATTCCTTTGTTCGTAGTCCCTACACGCAAGATGGGCAATCTCAGCTGGAAGCTGGCCAAGCAGACCCAGGAGAAGATCTCCGAACAAAATCAGATCATCCAGGAAACGCTCAGCATCAGCGGGTATCTGTTGATGAAGCTGTTCACAAAAGAATCTGCGGAGTACACCAAATTCCAGACAGTCAACTCGGAGGCCACCAGCCTGCAAATCCGGCAATCGATGGCCGGCCGCTGGTTCATGATGGTTCTGTCCACGTTTACCAGTATCGGTCCGCTTCTGATTTACTTGTATGGCGGGTATCTGTTCATCCATGGGGAGCTGTCTATTGGGGCCATCGTTGCCTTTGTCGCCCTGCTGGGCAGACTGTACGGTCCTGTGATGCAGATGACCAACCTGTATGTAGAGATCAAGCGCTCAGCAGCGCTGTTTGAACGGATTTTTGATTATTTCGATATGAAGCCGCTGATTGTCGATAAGCCGGAAGCCCGGTTCATCAGCGCTGCGGGCAGAGATATCACGTTTCATGAGGTTTCTTTTGCCTATCAGGCGGATAAAACAGCGCTGCACGGAATCTCATTCACTGCCGCTGCCGGTACCCTCACCGCACTGGTCGGCCCCAGCGGAGCGGGCAAAACAACCATTACCAATCTCATCCCGCGCCTCTATGAAACGGATTCGGGGGCCATTACAATTGGGGGCAGTAATATCCGGGACTTCACACTGGAATCTCTTCGTGCACAGATCGGCCTGGTGACGCAGGACACTTATCTGTTCAACGGGACGATCCGGGAGAATCTGATATACGCAGACCCCGGAGCCAGCGAAGACCGGATCATTGCCGTCTGCCAGGCTGCATATATCCATGATTTTATTATGAGTCTGCCTGAGGGGTACGACACCGTGGTGGGCAACCGGGGCGTCAAGCTGTCCGGTGGCGAGAAGCAGCGGATCTCCATCGCCCGTGTACTGCTGAAGAATCCGCCGGTCATCATCATGGATGAAGCTACCTCTTCCCTCGATACCGCCTCGGAATATTATATCCAGCAAGCTATGCATACCCTGCTGCAGGGCAAGACAAGCATCGTGATCGCCCATCGTCTCTCCACCATCATGGCGGCGGACCAGATTCTCGTCGTGCAGGCCGGGACCATTGTCGAGGCAGGGACGCATCAGTCGCTTCTTGAACAGCATGGGGTATACAGGGATTTATACGACAAGCAGTACGAGCCCAAGGTGTTGACTTAA
- a CDS encoding MarR family winged helix-turn-helix transcriptional regulator has product MADREQTIEVYQSFFAVARQLKRLAHQSAANLGLTVHQIGILNFLRQHPGQTQKEVTERLVFNKSRVSLQIDTLALKGLVTRSVSELDRRETRLYLTEEGETLCLRYNEEAWSHKVLGEALEQFSAQELEQLIHMNKLLLLHLNL; this is encoded by the coding sequence ATGGCTGACCGGGAACAAACCATAGAAGTGTATCAGTCGTTTTTTGCAGTAGCCCGTCAGCTCAAGCGGCTCGCCCATCAAAGTGCGGCTAACCTTGGGCTGACTGTTCATCAAATCGGCATTCTGAATTTCCTGAGGCAGCACCCCGGGCAGACCCAGAAAGAGGTTACAGAACGCCTGGTGTTCAATAAAAGCCGGGTCAGTCTGCAAATCGATACCCTCGCGCTTAAGGGTCTGGTCACCCGTTCCGTTTCCGAGCTGGACCGCAGGGAGACAAGGCTGTATCTCACGGAAGAAGGCGAAACGTTATGCCTGCGTTATAACGAAGAAGCCTGGTCCCATAAGGTGCTGGGAGAAGCTCTGGAGCAATTCTCGGCGCAGGAGCTGGAACAGCTGATTCACATGAACAAGCTGCTGCTGCTGCATCTGAACCTCTAA
- a CDS encoding GNAT family N-acetyltransferase, translating into MKIESRQYERGGKKVIIREAVPGDARLLSELRLQIDGETENLDREPGEALMTAADFEQLIRQDAARDRNLFLVAAVDGRLAAFCRCEGSRLKRMAHQAEFGIGVLQEYWGLGIGSHMLSASIAWAEACGLRKLTLKVLETNRNAIALYQKLGFTEEGLLKNDKLLSDGKYYNTVAMGRWR; encoded by the coding sequence ATGAAAATAGAATCACGGCAATACGAACGCGGCGGGAAAAAGGTAATAATCCGGGAAGCCGTTCCTGGGGATGCCCGGCTCCTGTCGGAGCTCCGGCTGCAAATTGACGGGGAGACTGAGAATCTGGACAGGGAACCGGGGGAGGCGCTGATGACGGCTGCGGACTTTGAGCAACTGATCCGCCAGGATGCTGCCCGTGACAGAAATCTCTTTTTGGTGGCTGCTGTGGACGGCAGGCTTGCCGCATTTTGCAGATGCGAAGGGAGCCGCCTGAAACGCATGGCGCATCAGGCGGAATTTGGCATAGGTGTGCTTCAGGAATACTGGGGGCTTGGCATAGGCAGCCATATGCTGTCGGCATCTATTGCCTGGGCTGAGGCCTGCGGCCTCCGCAAACTGACTTTGAAAGTCCTGGAAACCAACAGAAACGCGATCGCATTGTACCAGAAGCTGGGGTTTACGGAGGAAGGCCTTCTGAAGAACGACAAGCTGCTGTCTGACGGAAAGTACTACAACACCGTTGCGATGGGCAGATGGCGCTGA
- the thiE gene encoding thiamine phosphate synthase: MQRMDSEHVRRLLKLYFIMGSVNCLKPPLETLVEAMDGGITLFQYREKGSAAFTGQAYIELAQVLQQKCREHKIPFIVNDDIDLAVALDADGVHVGQKDAPARSIRERLGAHKIIGVSAHNLKEAQQAIADGADYLGVGPVYPTSSKDDAEAVQGTGVIEELRRSGLTIPLVGIGGITAANAQPVIQAGADGISVISAIAGAADIRGAARNFLRVIQQ, from the coding sequence ATGCAGCGGATGGACAGCGAACATGTACGCAGACTGCTGAAGCTGTACTTCATCATGGGCAGTGTGAACTGCTTGAAACCTCCACTGGAGACACTCGTTGAAGCAATGGATGGCGGGATCACTTTATTCCAGTACCGCGAAAAGGGCAGCGCAGCTTTCACCGGGCAGGCGTATATTGAGCTTGCACAGGTGCTCCAGCAGAAGTGCCGGGAGCACAAGATACCTTTTATCGTAAACGATGACATCGATCTGGCCGTGGCCCTGGACGCTGACGGCGTGCATGTGGGGCAGAAGGATGCCCCGGCACGTTCCATCCGTGAACGGCTGGGAGCGCACAAAATCATCGGTGTCTCCGCCCATAACCTGAAGGAAGCGCAGCAGGCGATTGCCGACGGAGCCGACTATCTGGGAGTCGGACCGGTGTACCCTACTTCCTCCAAGGACGATGCTGAAGCGGTTCAAGGAACAGGAGTGATTGAGGAGCTGCGCCGCAGCGGACTTACCATTCCGCTCGTGGGCATCGGCGGAATCACTGCGGCTAATGCACAGCCGGTGATCCAGGCGGGTGCTGACGGAATCTCTGTGATCTCCGCAATCGCCGGAGCTGCCGACATTCGTGGTGCCGCCCGGAATTTTCTGCGGGTGATTCAGCAGTAG
- the thiD gene encoding bifunctional hydroxymethylpyrimidine kinase/phosphomethylpyrimidine kinase, whose amino-acid sequence MTNHPITNVFKALTVAGSDSGGGAGIQADLKTFQELGVYGMSALTAVTAQNTLGVQSVYPLEGEAVAAQLDSIGADLTPDAVKTGMLFSSGLIHTVAQKFRQYGWTKLVIDPVMVAKGGSPLLQQEAVQALIADLLPLSLAITPNIPEAEILTGMKISDMADREAAARLVHAMGPRHVILKGGHDEEGALVTDLLYDGEKFIYLQSPRIATRHTHGTGCTFSAALTAGLAQGQRVPEAVHTAKAFIQAAIEDGINIGAGNGPTNHFAYQTRLRGQR is encoded by the coding sequence ATGACTAACCATCCTATAACTAATGTTTTCAAAGCTTTGACTGTCGCCGGCTCGGACAGCGGAGGCGGCGCCGGTATCCAGGCGGATCTCAAAACCTTTCAGGAGCTGGGTGTATACGGCATGTCTGCGCTCACCGCAGTGACCGCTCAGAACACCCTGGGGGTCCAGAGTGTGTATCCGCTGGAGGGGGAAGCCGTTGCCGCACAGCTTGATTCCATCGGGGCGGATCTTACACCCGATGCCGTTAAAACCGGCATGCTGTTCAGCAGCGGGCTCATCCACACCGTTGCCCAAAAATTCCGGCAGTATGGCTGGACTAAGCTGGTAATCGATCCGGTCATGGTTGCCAAAGGAGGTTCTCCCCTGCTTCAGCAGGAAGCCGTTCAGGCTTTGATTGCCGATCTGCTGCCGTTGTCCTTAGCCATCACTCCCAATATCCCTGAAGCGGAAATTCTGACCGGGATGAAGATTTCCGACATGGCTGACCGTGAAGCCGCAGCCAGGCTTGTCCACGCCATGGGACCGCGACATGTGATACTCAAGGGCGGCCACGATGAGGAAGGTGCCCTGGTAACTGACCTTTTATATGATGGTGAGAAGTTCATTTATTTGCAGAGTCCCCGGATTGCTACCAGGCACACGCATGGAACCGGCTGCACCTTTTCCGCAGCCCTCACGGCCGGACTGGCACAAGGCCAACGGGTCCCGGAGGCGGTTCATACTGCCAAAGCGTTTATCCAGGCGGCTATTGAAGACGGAATCAATATAGGTGCCGGAAACGGCCCGACAAATCATTTTGCTTACCAGACCAGGCTAAGGGGGCAGCGCTAA